From the Oleiphilus messinensis genome, one window contains:
- a CDS encoding DUF998 domain-containing protein: MNLILICLTVTSILLQINAQILFARKTPDYSFKSKTISELAERNAPQGPAVRVFFFLPQALLLWGLAYCLYVQNPLLETVSILISLTGTGYFVATFFPCDKGSPIWGTISNRIHNLGGTFEYIGAVGGFLWFSYLELAPYSRVQHTLSMLLGIIILLAFFGMATQSLRPIRGIIQRIAEGCIFIWFLAMSFY, translated from the coding sequence ATGAACCTAATCCTGATCTGCCTCACCGTAACCAGCATACTATTGCAAATCAATGCACAGATATTGTTTGCGCGGAAAACGCCAGACTATTCATTCAAATCCAAAACCATCAGTGAATTGGCAGAACGAAACGCACCTCAGGGGCCTGCTGTCAGAGTTTTCTTTTTTTTACCCCAGGCGTTATTGCTCTGGGGGCTGGCTTACTGTTTATACGTACAAAACCCACTGCTCGAAACCGTTTCCATACTGATTTCACTAACCGGCACAGGATATTTTGTCGCAACCTTTTTTCCATGTGACAAGGGCTCACCAATCTGGGGGACAATCAGCAACAGAATCCATAATCTGGGGGGGACTTTCGAGTATATTGGCGCAGTTGGCGGCTTTTTATGGTTCTCCTACCTTGAACTCGCGCCTTACTCCAGAGTACAGCATACGCTGTCAATGCTGCTGGGTATCATCATACTGCTCGCGTTTTTCGGTATGGCCACACAATCTCTGCGCCCCATACGAGGCATTATTCAGCGAATCGCAGAAGGCTGTATATTTATCTGGTTTTTAGCAATGAGTTTTTATTAA
- a CDS encoding PEP-CTERM/exosortase system-associated acyltransferase: MNESIPLSGVLNGSPVLEGFQDCFSVVYADSLALKREAYQLRHQVYAQELAMESSHKHGMDIDAFDRYSQHILLKHRQSDRFVACIRLVIPEPGRNQNKLPIEQFGVNDEWLSSFKIEDLTRGAYGEISRLAIPTRIDRMIQDYLGSGQPKVDSARLFPQITIALYLSAIGLANILLQEHVFCALPPMLYKKLRAHGVMFQQISHTVEMQGTKAVYHLDLTKPNILAKPLFSFYDQIRADLSSQLQLYPTVEEAEETVVAQQRA; the protein is encoded by the coding sequence ATGAACGAGTCAATCCCGCTCTCGGGCGTGTTAAACGGGTCTCCCGTGCTGGAAGGGTTTCAAGATTGTTTCAGTGTGGTATACGCGGACTCACTGGCGTTGAAGCGTGAAGCCTACCAACTTCGGCACCAGGTCTATGCCCAGGAGCTGGCGATGGAGTCCAGTCACAAGCATGGCATGGACATCGATGCATTTGATCGCTATTCCCAGCATATTCTCCTCAAGCATCGGCAATCGGATCGTTTTGTGGCCTGTATTCGGCTGGTTATTCCCGAGCCGGGGCGTAATCAGAACAAACTTCCCATTGAGCAATTTGGTGTCAACGATGAGTGGCTTTCGTCATTTAAAATTGAAGATTTAACCCGGGGAGCTTATGGTGAAATTTCAAGGTTAGCCATTCCAACCCGGATTGATCGAATGATTCAGGACTACCTCGGGTCAGGCCAACCCAAAGTAGATTCCGCCCGACTTTTTCCTCAGATCACGATTGCGCTGTATCTATCTGCGATTGGATTGGCCAATATACTTCTGCAAGAACATGTTTTTTGTGCCTTACCGCCGATGCTCTACAAAAAACTAAGGGCGCACGGGGTGATGTTTCAGCAAATCAGTCACACGGTGGAAATGCAGGGTACCAAGGCGGTGTATCACCTGGATCTGACCAAGCCTAATATTCTCGCCAAGCCCCTGTTTTCATTTTATGATCAGATCCGTGCTGACTTGAGCTCACAGTTGCAGCTTTATCCAACCGTTGAGGAAGCGGAAGAAACGGTTGTCGCTCAACAGCGTGCGTGA
- a CDS encoding cytochrome d ubiquinol oxidase subunit II, which produces MDLALVYLLLMAVGILFYVLLDGFSLGVGIVSPWLSKGEEKALALKSLSHLWDSNQTWLVFGGVVLFVAFPRVYAAWLSTLYLPVILMLIALIFRGVAFEFYFKATTSRKWWDLSFTIGSSLAALCQGIIVGAVVEHIYLPEQSTGDYWLSPFSVLTGLALVSGYGLLGACWLIRKCDNTAQQKMRWLAQRALFLTLIGLAGVCFWVLFDFDAIAARWLSPAVGPWLLPVPILTLFVSYRLWRAIRMPSRNLSQDLVPLGWAMLLFVCAFIGLGAGLFPYIGPERLTFWEAVAPDASLTFSLFGIVLFLPMVIAYNIYNYRVFSGKTSLQDGY; this is translated from the coding sequence ATGGATCTGGCACTGGTTTATCTGCTTTTGATGGCAGTGGGTATTTTGTTTTATGTGTTGCTGGATGGATTCTCCCTCGGTGTTGGTATTGTCTCCCCGTGGCTCAGTAAAGGGGAAGAAAAGGCGCTTGCACTGAAAAGTCTGTCCCACTTGTGGGACAGCAATCAAACATGGCTGGTATTCGGTGGTGTTGTACTCTTTGTTGCTTTCCCCCGGGTGTATGCTGCCTGGTTATCGACCTTGTATTTACCTGTTATTTTAATGTTGATTGCTTTGATCTTTCGTGGTGTTGCTTTCGAGTTTTATTTCAAGGCAACAACCAGCCGTAAATGGTGGGATTTGAGCTTCACTATTGGCTCGAGTCTCGCGGCGTTATGTCAGGGCATAATTGTCGGGGCGGTAGTGGAGCATATTTACCTTCCGGAACAGAGCACTGGAGACTATTGGTTATCACCCTTCTCCGTTCTGACTGGATTGGCTCTGGTGTCCGGGTACGGGCTCTTGGGGGCGTGCTGGTTAATCAGGAAGTGCGATAATACTGCGCAGCAAAAAATGCGTTGGCTGGCCCAACGGGCGTTGTTCTTGACGCTGATCGGTTTGGCCGGGGTATGTTTCTGGGTGCTGTTTGATTTTGACGCCATTGCGGCCCGATGGCTGTCTCCTGCCGTAGGTCCGTGGTTATTGCCGGTACCGATCCTGACACTGTTCGTGTCCTATCGGTTGTGGCGGGCGATTCGCATGCCGTCCCGCAACTTGAGTCAGGACCTGGTGCCTCTGGGGTGGGCGATGTTGTTGTTTGTTTGTGCATTTATCGGCTTGGGAGCGGGCCTGTTCCCGTATATTGGGCCAGAACGCTTAACCTTTTGGGAGGCTGTGGCACCCGACGCGTCCTTAACGTTCTCTTTGTTTGGCATTGTCTTGTTTTTGCCGATGGTGATTGCCTACAACATTTATAATTACCGCGTATTCAGTGGCAAGACTTCGTTGCAGGACGGTTATTGA
- a CDS encoding cytochrome ubiquinol oxidase subunit I yields MFDVALLSRIQFAFTISYHIIFPTITIGLSAYLVYMEARWLKTGKSVYMEQIRFWQKPFALTFGMGVVSGVVLSYEFGTNFSRFSEIVGPVLSPLLSYEVLTAFFLEAGFLGIMLFGWKRVSPKVHFMATCIVCIGTMISAFWILAANSWMHTPAGYEIVDGQFRPTDWFAVIFNPSFPYRYTHMVLASFISASLLVAGVNAYYLLRRRHIEFARAGFSVAMWVLVILAPLQVVVGDLHGLNVAKHQPVKLAAMEAIWETEQGAGFRVFALPDMTQETNHYEIEIPYAASLILTHKIDGEIAGLDQVPADQRPPVPVVFFSFRIMLALGGLMLLLGMLGAWHRYRGTLYDSVVLHRFALLMIPAGVIATLAGWYVVEVGRQPWLVQGLVRTVDVVSPLPASQVLLTFSLFVTVYSLLFVVYLMFMRKLVMKGPGSAGREPGSQSDAEALPAMLNPAQQEV; encoded by the coding sequence ATGTTTGATGTGGCTTTGCTTTCACGTATTCAGTTCGCGTTTACCATTAGTTACCATATTATCTTTCCCACCATCACAATTGGGTTGTCTGCCTATCTGGTCTACATGGAAGCCCGGTGGTTGAAAACCGGAAAGTCAGTCTATATGGAGCAAATTCGCTTCTGGCAAAAGCCTTTTGCACTAACGTTCGGTATGGGCGTGGTATCGGGGGTTGTACTTTCTTACGAATTTGGTACCAACTTCAGCCGCTTTTCCGAAATTGTTGGGCCCGTGTTAAGCCCGTTGTTATCCTATGAGGTGCTAACTGCGTTTTTTCTGGAAGCCGGTTTTCTCGGGATTATGCTCTTTGGCTGGAAGCGGGTCAGCCCCAAAGTACATTTTATGGCGACCTGTATCGTATGTATTGGCACCATGATTTCAGCGTTCTGGATTCTTGCTGCCAACTCCTGGATGCACACGCCGGCGGGATATGAAATTGTTGATGGCCAGTTTCGACCGACTGACTGGTTTGCGGTTATTTTCAATCCCTCATTTCCGTATCGTTACACCCATATGGTGTTAGCCAGCTTTATCTCGGCTTCACTTTTGGTGGCGGGGGTAAATGCATACTATTTGTTGCGTCGGCGTCATATTGAATTTGCCCGGGCGGGGTTTTCTGTCGCGATGTGGGTACTGGTGATTCTGGCACCGTTGCAGGTTGTTGTGGGTGACTTACATGGCCTGAACGTAGCGAAACACCAGCCGGTTAAGCTGGCGGCAATGGAAGCGATCTGGGAAACCGAACAGGGTGCAGGATTCAGGGTTTTTGCCTTGCCTGATATGACCCAGGAGACCAACCATTACGAAATCGAGATTCCGTACGCTGCCAGTCTCATTTTGACCCACAAAATTGATGGCGAAATTGCAGGCCTGGACCAGGTCCCTGCCGATCAGCGTCCACCTGTACCGGTGGTCTTTTTCAGTTTTCGTATAATGCTCGCTCTGGGTGGTTTGATGTTACTGTTGGGCATGTTGGGAGCCTGGCACCGCTATCGGGGTACGTTGTATGACTCTGTGGTCTTGCATCGCTTTGCATTGCTCATGATCCCCGCAGGTGTGATCGCGACGCTGGCGGGGTGGTATGTGGTTGAAGTCGGTCGTCAGCCCTGGCTGGTGCAGGGGCTGGTGCGCACTGTTGATGTGGTATCACCCCTACCTGCCTCTCAAGTGCTATTGACGTTCTCGCTTTTCGTGACCGTTTATTCCCTGCTGTTTGTGGTGTATTTGATGTTTATGCGAAAGTTGGTAATGAAAGGGCCGGGTTCAGCTGGACGTGAGCCTGGTTCCCAATCGGATGCTGAAGCCTTACCGGCAATGCTCAATCCCGCGCAACAGGAGGTGTAA
- a CDS encoding sensor histidine kinase — MTNQLLFIFSMWLTILLSVSVASWLWYKGHREKGLSILACYTLLMAVWCLGHLLGFNGNASLAALILLLNPLMPTTFLHFILQWLAPLFTESQDHQKHISRWMRWLYGSAIILVTLTWLSGGGHFQAWLDFPLFFHLDFPGWVNLIYAIAVGAAAHVVLFIAFMISTGNLRRSIIAMFITGIWGFILSVSFIFPSMNMQLFPYAMLALPSYPILVVYSVVRYRLIEVNAWVSKGVLWAAILTISMLAMSVLLALLAPLGLADLAGVPSAQLILYSGILLFIAGVLYGPAKEFADRLIYPDGMLDNNTLDAWVNAFSRANSWGELEHTAYTLWQQQTRTPCHILIDTDSLQNAPSSQNHFNCQKQNGTWLCRCTSWEETSPGIQRMAETFAQLLASACQSLDRALLLAEAERKRLQQKHLIELGGLTAAIAHELRNPLNIIAMAATQTEQQTRQHIQTQIQRAELLIKDVLSYSGSLELNLQRTDLSALFKSVCLQCEKLFNKKINLEASDGLWITVDAHRIQQVLVNLLDNAAAFTSDSGCVKAVLQKHPDSIRIGIHNNGPRIPDNMLPQLFHPFVSKRAGGSGLGLAIVRRIVNEHQGKVWHSGTEPDWPVTFFVELPLKPTLHRETR, encoded by the coding sequence ATGACAAACCAGCTCCTGTTCATCTTTTCCATGTGGCTGACCATCCTTTTATCTGTCAGCGTCGCATCGTGGCTCTGGTATAAAGGTCATCGCGAGAAAGGCCTCTCCATACTGGCATGTTATACATTGTTGATGGCCGTTTGGTGTCTGGGACATTTACTGGGTTTTAATGGCAATGCGTCCCTCGCGGCATTGATACTGCTATTGAACCCATTGATGCCCACCACCTTTCTTCACTTCATTTTGCAGTGGCTGGCCCCGTTGTTTACAGAAAGTCAGGATCACCAAAAACATATTTCACGCTGGATGCGATGGCTCTATGGCAGCGCGATTATACTGGTGACCTTGACCTGGTTAAGTGGTGGCGGGCATTTCCAGGCCTGGCTGGACTTCCCATTATTTTTCCATCTGGACTTTCCCGGCTGGGTTAACCTGATTTATGCAATTGCGGTTGGCGCAGCGGCCCACGTTGTCTTGTTCATCGCATTTATGATCAGTACCGGCAATCTGCGACGTTCGATTATTGCCATGTTTATCACCGGGATCTGGGGCTTTATTCTTTCCGTCAGTTTTATTTTTCCGTCGATGAACATGCAACTGTTTCCCTACGCCATGCTCGCCCTGCCCAGCTATCCAATTCTGGTTGTTTATAGTGTGGTTCGTTATCGCTTGATCGAAGTAAACGCCTGGGTTAGCAAAGGTGTACTCTGGGCCGCTATCCTGACCATCAGCATGTTAGCCATGAGTGTATTACTGGCACTGCTGGCCCCGCTCGGCCTGGCCGACCTCGCTGGCGTGCCCAGTGCTCAGCTGATTTTGTACTCAGGTATATTACTGTTCATCGCAGGGGTATTGTACGGCCCGGCAAAGGAGTTTGCAGATCGCCTGATCTACCCTGACGGCATGCTCGACAACAATACGCTGGATGCCTGGGTTAACGCATTTAGCCGTGCCAACAGTTGGGGTGAGCTGGAGCACACCGCATACACTCTCTGGCAACAACAAACACGCACTCCCTGCCATATCCTGATTGATACGGATTCGCTCCAGAACGCACCAAGTTCACAAAATCATTTTAACTGCCAGAAACAGAATGGCACCTGGCTGTGTCGCTGCACCTCTTGGGAGGAAACCAGCCCGGGCATTCAGCGTATGGCGGAAACGTTCGCGCAATTACTTGCCAGCGCCTGTCAAAGCCTCGATCGGGCCCTGTTATTAGCCGAAGCAGAACGAAAACGATTACAGCAAAAACACCTGATCGAACTGGGTGGTCTGACAGCAGCCATTGCACATGAGTTACGCAACCCTCTCAACATTATCGCAATGGCCGCGACTCAGACCGAACAACAAACCCGGCAGCATATTCAGACCCAGATCCAAAGGGCTGAACTACTGATAAAAGATGTTCTGTCTTACTCGGGGTCGCTGGAGTTGAACCTCCAACGAACTGATTTAAGTGCGTTATTCAAGAGCGTCTGCCTGCAATGTGAAAAACTGTTCAACAAAAAAATTAATCTGGAAGCAAGTGATGGACTGTGGATCACCGTCGATGCCCACCGCATTCAGCAGGTATTGGTCAATTTACTCGACAATGCTGCAGCCTTTACGTCAGATTCAGGTTGCGTGAAGGCCGTACTGCAAAAACACCCAGACTCCATTCGCATTGGCATACACAACAATGGCCCAAGGATTCCGGACAATATGCTGCCTCAGCTTTTTCACCCCTTTGTCAGCAAGCGTGCAGGCGGAAGTGGCTTGGGTCTGGCGATTGTGCGCAGGATCGTCAATGAACATCAAGGCAAGGTCTGGCACAGTGGCACGGAGCCGGACTGGCCCGTCACATTTTTTGTAGAACTGCCGCTCAAACCCACTCTACACCGGGAAACTCGATGA
- a CDS encoding sigma-54-dependent transcriptional regulator, with protein MNRNTQMQGHILLVDDEQAFCELCSLWLTQKGYSVNTCGNMQAALALFEQERFDLVVHDLALPPTFRPEDTVAELIRYGDTPVVVLTGHNEKSLALDAIRNGAWDFLTKPIDPDFLNVVVARAIERQRLANEVRVLNARVEQENYTDTLGLVGNSKATQSLRELIRRIAPTDVSVLIQGPSGTGKELIASALHRLSLRKEKPFISVHCGAIPGDLLESELFGYKKGAFTGADRDRKGLLKMADGGTLFLDEIGEMPLAMQVKLLRVLQEGSYYPVGSRQMEHIDIRVISATNRDIPTAIEEGIFRDDLYYRIKGLTVATQPLQQRPEDIPILVRAFLERYGTQHDQQIQLDPAAAHWFSQQIWPGNVRELRNVIESAAAVCQNNVLSIADLMLVTGSSTVPADKDTPPRQIDLNHTLDTQVKELEIALIKMALEAQGGNKTRAAEQLGLTRQGLQNKILRYNLQ; from the coding sequence ATGAACAGAAACACTCAAATGCAAGGGCACATATTGCTGGTTGATGATGAGCAAGCGTTTTGCGAACTCTGCAGCCTTTGGCTCACTCAAAAAGGGTATTCCGTCAATACCTGCGGCAATATGCAGGCTGCACTGGCCTTGTTCGAACAAGAGCGCTTTGACCTGGTTGTTCATGATCTTGCCTTACCCCCGACCTTCAGACCTGAAGATACTGTTGCCGAGTTGATTCGTTATGGCGATACTCCAGTGGTTGTCCTGACCGGGCACAACGAGAAGTCGCTCGCACTCGACGCGATTCGCAACGGGGCCTGGGACTTCCTGACGAAACCGATTGATCCGGATTTTCTCAATGTTGTGGTGGCCCGAGCCATCGAACGCCAACGCCTTGCCAATGAAGTCCGAGTTCTCAATGCCCGGGTCGAACAGGAAAATTACACTGACACACTGGGCCTGGTGGGGAATAGCAAAGCCACCCAATCTCTGCGCGAGTTGATCAGACGCATTGCGCCAACCGATGTCTCCGTTCTAATTCAAGGACCCAGTGGTACCGGTAAAGAGCTGATCGCCAGTGCTTTGCACCGCTTAAGTCTGCGCAAGGAAAAACCGTTTATCTCGGTGCACTGTGGTGCCATTCCAGGGGATTTGCTGGAAAGCGAACTATTCGGCTACAAAAAAGGGGCTTTCACCGGCGCCGACCGTGATCGCAAGGGACTCTTGAAAATGGCGGACGGTGGCACCTTGTTTCTGGACGAAATCGGGGAGATGCCACTCGCCATGCAGGTCAAGCTGCTTCGAGTTTTACAGGAAGGGAGCTACTATCCGGTCGGCAGTCGACAAATGGAACATATTGATATTCGGGTTATCAGTGCGACAAACCGGGACATTCCCACCGCAATTGAAGAGGGTATCTTTCGCGATGACCTCTACTATCGAATCAAAGGACTTACGGTTGCGACCCAGCCCTTGCAACAGCGCCCTGAGGACATCCCTATTCTGGTTCGGGCCTTCCTGGAACGTTATGGGACACAGCATGATCAACAGATTCAGCTGGATCCCGCTGCAGCACACTGGTTCTCACAACAGATCTGGCCCGGAAATGTAAGGGAACTGAGAAATGTGATTGAAAGCGCCGCAGCGGTTTGCCAAAACAATGTACTCAGTATTGCCGACCTGATGTTGGTAACCGGATCCTCCACCGTTCCCGCAGATAAAGACACACCACCCCGCCAAATTGACCTGAACCACACATTGGATACACAAGTAAAAGAGCTGGAAATAGCCTTGATTAAAATGGCGCTGGAAGCACAAGGCGGCAACAAAACCCGGGCTGCGGAGCAGTTGGGCCTCACAAGGCAAGGATTACAGAACAAAATATTGCGTTACAATCTGCAATAA
- a CDS encoding DUF1329 domain-containing protein encodes MSSIFWFPALIPTADAKQKLTPVGAIQSANDSGAIPAWSPDLMGSWNPAEHKTLFRIGQYNWKKYEQYLCAGQIALIETYPRSFFIPVYPSVRDARLPEWYLDNTAAQKGKARIAKDGVGLVGGRLGVPFPEPETGIQVIWNHLTRFRGKSSIREGLEALVQDDGTYSLIHFKQEVLYHYDVNADDDRLLSYLSQILAPARLAGGALLLVDSTVPGEKPRLTWGYNSSDRRVRRLPNIDHDSTIPLSGGIRTADDTDMFSGSPERFEWSLLGRREMFIPYHNSRLSSANPDLDNLLIPNHINPEWTRFELHRVWHVRAKLKAGQRHIYKQRDFYLDEDSWSIVWADQYLHNGELDRISIGFLDSFEEQEPLHFPTVEVFHELSKRRYNAVGIPVSVTPVMTLAEPFPEQHFTPQALRRIGKR; translated from the coding sequence TTGTCATCGATTTTTTGGTTTCCTGCCCTAATCCCAACGGCGGATGCCAAACAGAAACTCACACCGGTCGGGGCAATCCAGTCGGCAAATGACTCAGGGGCAATCCCAGCCTGGAGTCCGGACCTGATGGGCTCGTGGAATCCGGCCGAGCACAAGACACTCTTTCGCATAGGCCAGTATAACTGGAAGAAATACGAGCAGTATTTGTGTGCCGGACAAATTGCACTCATCGAAACCTATCCTCGCAGTTTTTTCATACCGGTTTACCCATCCGTGCGAGATGCTCGCCTGCCAGAATGGTATCTGGATAATACGGCTGCACAAAAGGGCAAGGCCCGAATCGCAAAAGATGGTGTTGGTTTAGTTGGTGGGCGATTAGGGGTTCCTTTTCCCGAGCCTGAAACCGGTATTCAGGTCATCTGGAATCACTTAACCCGTTTTCGGGGTAAGTCCTCGATTCGGGAAGGATTGGAAGCCTTGGTTCAAGATGATGGTACATACTCACTGATCCACTTCAAACAGGAGGTCTTGTATCATTATGATGTTAACGCGGATGATGATCGCCTGCTTTCCTATTTGTCACAGATTCTTGCGCCGGCGCGGCTTGCGGGTGGCGCGCTGTTGTTAGTGGATAGCACGGTTCCCGGCGAAAAACCTCGGCTGACCTGGGGCTATAATTCATCCGATCGAAGAGTCCGGCGGTTACCCAATATCGATCATGACTCCACTATCCCCTTGTCTGGTGGCATCCGTACTGCTGATGATACTGATATGTTCAGTGGTTCGCCCGAGCGCTTCGAATGGTCATTGCTGGGGCGACGGGAAATGTTCATTCCCTACCATAATAGTCGCCTGAGCTCCGCCAACCCGGATCTGGATAACCTTTTAATTCCAAACCACATCAATCCTGAGTGGACCCGGTTTGAGTTGCATCGTGTCTGGCATGTCAGAGCGAAGTTGAAAGCGGGTCAGCGCCATATTTACAAGCAGCGAGACTTTTATCTTGATGAGGACAGCTGGAGTATCGTTTGGGCTGATCAGTATCTTCATAATGGTGAGCTGGACCGGATCAGTATCGGGTTTCTGGATTCTTTTGAGGAACAGGAACCGTTGCATTTTCCCACGGTAGAGGTATTTCATGAATTGAGTAAACGGCGGTATAACGCGGTAGGTATTCCGGTTTCGGTTACTCCGGTTATGACGCTTGCTGAACCGTTCCCGGAGCAGCATTTCACCCCTCAGGCATTACGTCGGATTGGTAAGCGCTGA
- a CDS encoding GGDEF domain-containing protein — protein MMLLKNPFLGLMKRLRFANKFLLVTACFALPMFFTSASLLIELWQRIEAIQQQQNAALQMVEMSNMAQEMENLRDLKLLEFLLLDSGYLSKVKAQRNIINTRLNAFSDHFNLTPFQSTLLASLKQETGEDTVSPGMEAIPMKLAFENAHRSLEALYELQSSVLVQSGLLSGQRQDIFGIVNLANEELQAITKRIAEVRISGAFYLRVGYVDASGVELLDQQYRDLEQTISALRSVLANLSVTYPEFSDLLVVEHFIEPLLLVKNALDTDLMQAMTLTQKSTEFEVFQKNNIDAVYELQRHLFERVLAHLQQVLESQLIYFGGVIAGLTLLLCVFMLMFLAFYRSVNSALKSLRLFASEVAQGRYETSVDLNTQDELNELAVAMEQMRSQLKTREDKLYALSTTDALTGVYNRQYFDQAVSKEIERARRQATTVALLFLDADHFKQINDTLGHLAGDAVLSELGNVLKGSIYRATDMVARYGGEEFAILLPNTNLKGAVTFAERIRETIEKHSILFEDEIITITVSIGVAAIRPDRDTLVRDLIAQADEAVYQAKMTGRNRCCTLTQTSTTLEVKESAP, from the coding sequence ATGATGCTGCTTAAAAATCCTTTCCTCGGGCTGATGAAGCGCTTGCGCTTCGCCAACAAGTTTTTGTTGGTTACCGCCTGTTTTGCCCTGCCCATGTTTTTCACCAGTGCCTCACTGCTGATCGAGCTATGGCAACGAATTGAAGCCATTCAGCAACAACAGAATGCGGCGTTGCAAATGGTTGAAATGAGTAATATGGCTCAGGAAATGGAGAATCTCCGGGATTTGAAGTTGCTTGAATTCCTCTTGCTGGATAGCGGTTATTTATCCAAAGTTAAGGCCCAGCGGAATATCATCAATACGCGTTTGAATGCTTTTTCCGATCATTTTAATTTAACCCCCTTTCAAAGCACTTTATTGGCATCGCTAAAACAGGAAACGGGAGAGGATACCGTTTCACCGGGGATGGAGGCGATTCCGATGAAACTGGCGTTTGAAAATGCCCATCGGTCGCTGGAAGCACTGTATGAATTACAATCTTCTGTTTTGGTGCAAAGTGGTTTGCTCAGCGGACAGCGGCAGGATATTTTCGGTATCGTGAACCTTGCCAATGAGGAGCTCCAGGCCATCACAAAGCGGATTGCAGAGGTGCGCATCTCCGGCGCGTTTTATTTACGGGTCGGGTATGTTGATGCCAGTGGTGTGGAATTACTGGATCAGCAATATCGAGATCTTGAGCAGACGATTTCAGCGCTTCGGTCGGTCTTGGCAAACCTCTCGGTGACATACCCCGAGTTTTCTGACTTATTAGTCGTCGAGCATTTTATCGAGCCGTTGTTATTGGTCAAGAATGCACTGGATACGGATCTTATGCAGGCGATGACGCTGACCCAAAAATCAACCGAATTTGAAGTGTTTCAGAAAAATAACATAGACGCGGTTTATGAATTGCAGCGGCATTTATTTGAGCGGGTGTTAGCTCACCTGCAGCAGGTGTTGGAAAGCCAACTTATCTATTTTGGTGGGGTGATCGCGGGTTTAACGCTTTTGTTGTGCGTATTCATGCTCATGTTTCTGGCATTTTACCGGAGTGTAAATTCTGCTCTGAAGAGTCTGCGCCTGTTTGCCAGTGAGGTTGCCCAGGGCCGGTATGAAACATCGGTAGATTTGAATACCCAGGATGAATTGAACGAATTGGCCGTGGCGATGGAACAAATGCGTTCCCAGCTGAAAACCCGTGAAGACAAACTGTATGCACTCAGTACAACGGATGCTCTGACCGGGGTTTATAATCGTCAGTACTTTGATCAGGCGGTTAGTAAAGAGATCGAGCGAGCGAGGCGACAAGCTACAACTGTGGCCCTGTTATTTCTGGATGCAGACCATTTCAAACAAATTAACGATACATTGGGTCATCTCGCTGGTGATGCGGTGCTTTCAGAGCTGGGCAATGTCTTGAAAGGGTCCATTTATCGAGCAACGGATATGGTTGCGCGTTACGGTGGAGAGGAATTTGCAATTCTTTTGCCGAATACCAATTTGAAAGGCGCGGTGACTTTTGCGGAACGCATCCGGGAAACCATTGAAAAGCATTCTATACTCTTCGAGGATGAAATCATAACGATTACCGTAAGCATTGGTGTTGCAGCCATTAGACCCGACCGGGATACCTTGGTGCGCGATCTGATTGCTCAGGCCGATGAAGCGGTATACCAAGCAAAAATGACAGGACGGAATCGCTGTTGCACACTCACACAAACCTCGACAACGTTAGAGGTAAAAGAAAGCGCGCCCTGA